One part of the Bacillus sp. FJAT-27916 genome encodes these proteins:
- the pepF gene encoding oligoendopeptidase F yields the protein MKQYKDRNEVPDHEKWDLTDLYSSIDDWEKDYQQVEGLVGEIAAYNGAIQNGKDLLDYLTKNEETDAIFTNIYVYAMLLGDLDTRESLAQNLLAKARTLSVKLSEAGAFFMPYLLSLDEETLRTYIKEQEGLQYFEKDLWDAFRYKNHTLNKEQEELLSKLGETFSAPNTTFQMFNNADIQFGEVSDGNGDMVELTRGMYSKLIEDTDRNVRKEAYKAYYKPYLQYANVIASTLSANIKNNVVRTKIRNYSSALEKALFADKVPVEVYENLIETTRKNLDAKHRYNEIRKEILGLEQLKPYDLSVDLVEGVKQDISYHEAYENMLKALHPLGEEYLSILSSFRDKRYVDVRETPGKRSGAYNLGVYGVHPFILLNHHDDIDSQFTLVHEMGHAMHSYYSSTYQPRISAGYSIFVAEVASTVNEVLLIHYLLKETTDPKKRKYLLNYFIDQFNGTFFTQVMFSEFEKITHEKAEQGEPLNKESFNQIYGQLSNAYSGDVVEEEEETPYGWSRIPHFYRPFYVYKYATGFVSAIHLAGELLKGNKEVQASYLEFLKSGSSEYPLDLLKKAGVDLTSPEPINNAMKQYRELIEEFASL from the coding sequence ATGAAACAGTATAAAGATCGCAATGAAGTACCAGACCATGAGAAATGGGATTTGACTGACCTTTACTCCAGCATAGACGATTGGGAGAAGGATTATCAGCAGGTAGAGGGACTTGTCGGTGAGATTGCTGCCTATAATGGGGCAATACAGAATGGCAAGGACTTACTTGATTATTTGACTAAGAATGAAGAGACAGATGCCATCTTCACGAATATATACGTGTATGCGATGCTGCTTGGTGATTTGGATACACGAGAATCATTGGCGCAAAATTTACTGGCGAAAGCACGTACGCTTAGCGTGAAGTTAAGCGAGGCCGGCGCATTCTTCATGCCGTACTTATTAAGCTTGGATGAAGAGACGTTGCGCACGTATATTAAGGAACAGGAGGGACTCCAGTACTTCGAGAAGGACTTATGGGATGCGTTCCGTTATAAGAATCACACCTTGAATAAGGAACAGGAGGAGCTCTTATCGAAATTAGGGGAAACCTTCTCTGCTCCGAATACGACCTTTCAAATGTTTAATAATGCGGACATTCAGTTCGGCGAGGTATCTGACGGCAATGGCGATATGGTCGAGCTCACGAGGGGGATGTACTCAAAGCTGATTGAGGACACTGACCGAAATGTACGGAAAGAGGCCTATAAAGCCTATTACAAGCCGTACCTACAATATGCGAACGTGATTGCTTCTACCTTATCAGCCAATATTAAGAACAATGTTGTGCGGACAAAGATTCGAAACTACTCATCGGCACTTGAGAAGGCATTGTTTGCTGATAAGGTGCCGGTTGAGGTATATGAGAATTTGATTGAAACGACCAGAAAGAATTTGGATGCGAAGCACCGTTATAATGAGATTCGAAAGGAAATCCTCGGTCTTGAACAATTGAAGCCATATGATTTGAGTGTCGATCTTGTAGAAGGTGTGAAGCAGGATATCAGCTATCACGAAGCCTACGAGAACATGCTAAAGGCACTTCATCCGCTTGGTGAGGAGTATTTAAGCATCCTCAGCAGCTTCCGTGACAAACGCTATGTCGATGTCAGGGAAACGCCAGGGAAGCGCTCTGGTGCCTATAATCTTGGCGTTTATGGGGTACACCCGTTCATCCTGTTGAATCATCATGATGATATTGACAGCCAGTTCACGCTCGTTCATGAGATGGGCCATGCGATGCACAGCTATTATTCCTCGACCTATCAGCCAAGAATCTCAGCCGGCTATTCCATCTTTGTGGCAGAGGTTGCCTCAACTGTAAATGAGGTGCTGTTAATTCATTACTTATTAAAAGAAACGACAGATCCGAAGAAACGGAAATACTTATTGAATTACTTTATTGACCAGTTCAACGGAACCTTCTTCACGCAGGTTATGTTCAGTGAGTTTGAGAAAATCACGCATGAGAAGGCAGAGCAAGGAGAGCCGCTCAATAAGGAATCCTTCAATCAAATATACGGCCAATTATCGAATGCCTACAGCGGTGATGTCGTAGAAGAAGAGGAAGAAACACCATACGGCTGGTCACGAATCCCGCATTTCTACCGTCCATTCTATGTGTACAAATATGCGACTGGATTTGTCTCCGCCATTCATTTGGCAGGGGAATTGCTGAAGGGCAACAAAGAGGTTCAAGCCTCCTATCTGGAATTCTTGAAGAGCGGAAGCTCCGAATATCCGCTTGATCTCTTGAAGAAGGCAGGGGTTGATTTGACCTCGCCTGAGCCAATTAATAACGCGATGAAACAGTATCGGGAATTGATTGAGGAGTTTGCCTCATTGTAA